Proteins encoded in a region of the Geobacillus genomosp. 3 genome:
- a CDS encoding DUF1360 domain-containing protein, which produces MDGPFSFILLCLASFRLTRLVVYDAITNWLRRPFHEWVEEELPDGRKEVFLVLKGGGLRRWIGELLSCHWCTGIWCAAFCYAGVMLWPSVFQPLIVLLAVAGGAALIETVVGKWLS; this is translated from the coding sequence ATGGATGGTCCGTTTTCGTTTATCCTTCTTTGTTTGGCCAGCTTCCGTCTGACGAGACTTGTCGTGTATGATGCGATCACGAACTGGCTGCGCCGGCCTTTCCATGAATGGGTTGAAGAGGAGCTTCCCGATGGAAGAAAAGAAGTATTTCTTGTTTTGAAGGGCGGTGGACTGCGGCGCTGGATCGGCGAACTGCTAAGCTGCCACTGGTGCACCGGAATATGGTGTGCAGCGTTTTGTTACGCCGGTGTCATGCTTTGGCCGTCCGTTTTTCAACCGCTTATCGTGTTGCTTGCCGTTGCCGGAGGGGCAGCACTCATTGAGACCGTCGTCGGCAAATGGCTGTCATAA